A genome region from Sphingorhabdus sp. SMR4y includes the following:
- a CDS encoding STAS/SEC14 domain-containing protein → MLQAQEIDGILQIKAGGTLTKQNYDSFVPLFERITEKKAGTIPMMIELAPDFDGWDISGLWRDIEFDVRHKDQFGRIAIIGDSKWQEWGTKIFDPLFRAEMRFFAPAKRNAAESWVRNGGSAT, encoded by the coding sequence ATGCTGCAAGCACAGGAAATAGACGGAATACTTCAAATTAAGGCGGGCGGAACGCTTACCAAGCAAAATTACGATAGCTTCGTGCCGCTTTTTGAGAGGATCACCGAGAAAAAAGCCGGGACGATTCCAATGATGATCGAACTGGCTCCAGACTTTGATGGATGGGATATTTCCGGCCTCTGGCGCGATATAGAATTCGATGTGCGGCACAAGGATCAATTTGGCCGGATCGCGATCATCGGCGACAGTAAATGGCAAGAATGGGGCACGAAGATCTTTGATCCGCTCTTCCGCGCGGAGATGAGGTTCTTCGCACCCGCCAAGCGCAATGCTGCCGAAAGCTGGGTTCGTAACGGTGGCAGTGCCACATGA
- a CDS encoding efflux RND transporter periplasmic adaptor subunit: protein MTKISLSSRQRTIAGVAAVALVGVAAGYGLSFLGGADDGNGNATAVADCEEVLYWYDPMVPGQRFDKPGKSPFMDMQLVPKCAGGGADQPGVSIDPALVQNLGIRTAVAERGMLETETTVTGTIAYNAREMAVVQPRSSGFVQRTYGLAPDDVVRRGAPLVDLLIPEWGGAQREYLAVAATGDKALTGAARQRLQLLGMPESMISAVARSGRPRSVITITAPVSGAVTMLAVRPGMSVNNGQTLAEITGLNPIWLEVAVPEIQAGDVRIGQTVRATLTAYPGELFTGRITAILPSAQADSRTLTLRAEIPNPNLRLRPGMFASVSLSPDRREAVLIPSEAVIRTGKRTLVMLAQGEGGFRPAEIRIGRDASGKTEVLAGLTPGEKVVVSGQFLLDSEASLGGVDVRPIDEAAQAGNGKDAGDQQKLQRYSADGTIEKITARSVTLRHGPVSALDWPAMTMAFAIEKPAQLRGFKRGDKVTFRFIQADSGPQIISIRKRGQ, encoded by the coding sequence ATGACCAAGATATCGCTATCTTCGCGGCAACGCACCATTGCAGGGGTTGCAGCGGTCGCCCTGGTTGGCGTGGCGGCGGGCTATGGCCTATCCTTCCTCGGCGGGGCTGACGATGGGAATGGCAATGCCACGGCAGTGGCAGACTGCGAGGAGGTGCTCTACTGGTATGATCCGATGGTGCCGGGCCAGCGCTTCGACAAACCCGGCAAGTCCCCCTTCATGGATATGCAACTGGTGCCCAAATGCGCTGGGGGCGGGGCGGACCAGCCGGGTGTGAGCATCGATCCGGCGCTGGTCCAGAATCTGGGTATTCGCACGGCCGTGGCAGAGCGGGGCATGCTCGAGACGGAAACCACGGTGACCGGAACAATCGCCTATAACGCCCGCGAGATGGCGGTCGTGCAACCGCGGTCGAGCGGCTTTGTCCAGCGAACCTATGGCCTGGCGCCGGACGACGTAGTTCGGCGCGGCGCCCCGCTGGTTGATCTGCTGATCCCGGAATGGGGCGGCGCACAGCGCGAATATCTGGCAGTCGCCGCCACTGGCGACAAGGCCCTTACTGGTGCCGCCCGTCAGCGGTTGCAGTTGCTCGGGATGCCGGAGAGCATGATATCTGCAGTGGCCCGCAGCGGCCGTCCAAGGTCCGTCATCACGATCACCGCGCCTGTTTCTGGCGCGGTTACCATGCTTGCGGTGCGGCCCGGCATGAGCGTTAACAATGGCCAGACGCTGGCCGAAATCACTGGTCTCAACCCGATCTGGCTGGAGGTCGCTGTCCCCGAAATCCAGGCAGGTGATGTCAGGATCGGGCAGACTGTTCGCGCTACATTGACGGCCTATCCCGGCGAACTGTTCACCGGCCGGATCACGGCCATTCTGCCAAGCGCGCAGGCCGACAGCAGAACGCTGACCTTGCGGGCAGAGATACCCAATCCGAATCTCAGGCTGAGACCGGGAATGTTTGCGAGCGTGTCGCTCTCGCCCGACCGGCGCGAGGCGGTGCTGATTCCATCCGAAGCGGTCATCCGAACCGGCAAACGCACGCTGGTGATGTTGGCGCAAGGCGAAGGCGGGTTCCGTCCTGCGGAAATCCGCATCGGCCGCGACGCAAGCGGGAAGACCGAGGTTCTAGCCGGTCTGACACCGGGCGAGAAAGTGGTCGTATCGGGCCAGTTCCTACTCGATTCGGAAGCCAGTCTTGGCGGCGTGGATGTCCGTCCGATTGACGAAGCAGCGCAGGCGGGAAACGGAAAAGACGCCGGAGATCAGCAAAAGCTGCAGCGCTACAGTGCCGATGGCACGATCGAGAAAATCACCGCGCGGAGCGTGACCTTGCGTCATGGGCCGGTGTCGGCGCTTGACTGGCCGGCGATGACCATGGCTTTCGCAATCGAAAAACCGGCCCAATTGCGAGGGTTCAAACGCGGTGACAAAGTGACCTTCCGCTTCATTCAGGCAGACAGCGGTCCACAGATCATCTCGATCCGGAAGCGCGGCCAGTGA
- a CDS encoding cation diffusion facilitator family transporter, translating into MSGEGEINLDSADKRRTLWIVLWLNVAIAIGFFAVGYFADSNALLANGLDNSSDAIVYALSLLALARSRTWKRGAARFSGVMLLVFAGGVIADAIRRFVEGSDPGGVMMIAMAAVAAVVNLICLRLLQKMKAKDVNLRAATTFSFNDFISNGGIIIAGIFVMLTGSNWPDLVVGIAIAGVALYGGIDILRDAHMDVHDEAGTEHRRGDEFGR; encoded by the coding sequence ATGAGCGGCGAAGGAGAAATCAATCTCGATTCCGCCGACAAGCGCCGCACCTTATGGATCGTCCTCTGGCTCAATGTCGCCATTGCAATAGGGTTCTTCGCAGTCGGCTACTTCGCCGATTCCAATGCGCTGCTTGCGAACGGGCTGGACAATTCGTCGGACGCAATCGTTTATGCGCTGAGCCTGCTTGCGCTTGCTCGTTCCCGGACCTGGAAGCGCGGTGCCGCGCGCTTTTCCGGCGTCATGCTTCTCGTCTTTGCGGGCGGCGTCATTGCCGATGCCATCCGGCGTTTCGTGGAAGGGTCCGATCCCGGCGGTGTCATGATGATTGCGATGGCTGCGGTGGCCGCTGTGGTGAATCTGATCTGCCTGCGGTTGCTGCAAAAGATGAAGGCAAAGGATGTCAATCTGCGAGCCGCCACGACATTCAGCTTCAACGACTTCATCTCGAATGGCGGCATTATCATCGCCGGGATATTTGTCATGCTGACCGGCTCGAACTGGCCCGATCTGGTAGTGGGAATAGCGATTGCCGGTGTCGCCCTTTACGGTGGAATCGATATTCTACGCGATGCGCACATGGATGTTCATGATGAGGCTGGAACGGAGCACCGCAGAGGCGACGAGTTCGGGAGATGA
- a CDS encoding YnfA family protein, which produces MTAFAYIAAAIAEIAGCFAFWAWLRMDKSIWWIVPGMMALALFAYLLTLIEAEHAGRTYAAYGGVYIVSAIGWLWLIEGAKPDRWDLVGAAVCLGGAAIILFGPRAV; this is translated from the coding sequence ATGACGGCATTCGCATACATCGCTGCAGCCATAGCCGAGATAGCCGGGTGTTTCGCATTCTGGGCCTGGCTGCGCATGGACAAGTCTATCTGGTGGATTGTTCCAGGCATGATGGCTCTGGCGCTGTTTGCCTACCTCCTGACGCTAATAGAGGCTGAACATGCCGGGCGCACATACGCCGCCTACGGTGGTGTTTACATCGTTTCAGCAATTGGTTGGCTGTGGTTGATCGAAGGGGCCAAACCGGACCGCTGGGACCTCGTTGGCGCAGCTGTTTGCCTTGGAGGCGCAGCTATCATTCTGTTCGGGCCGCGAGCAGTATAA
- a CDS encoding dihydrolipoyl dehydrogenase family protein, translated as MSKREFDLIVLGVGMAAVNAANKCAASGWSVAVIDELPYGGTCALRGCDPKKMLRRGAEIIDAARLMKGKGIEPNGIAINWPDLVAFTKSFTGKMPDRIESGLESKGVTTLHGTACFVDRDTIEIEGEGLFKANHFLIATGAKPRPLDVPGAEFLIDSTQFMRLEALPKRILFIGGGFISFEFGHIASRAGSEVCTIDRGDRPLKGFDAGLVEKLVARGEEIGIELRRNTALKSIKKDGADFVVTIEVDGKTQDSRADLVVHGAGRVPAIDNLGLAVANIETGDNGIAVNAYLQSESNPAIYAAGDAADTRGAPLTPVAVFEGKVAASNMLKGNHTKPDYRGVPSAVFTIPELTRVGMLEEEARQTGHNVRLVEYDTGKWYSNLRVGETYAATKIIIDDDKDTILGAHLLGPEYGEIINFFGMAIRLGLTTKDLKQMVAAYPSVGSDLGSML; from the coding sequence ATGAGCAAACGAGAATTTGATCTCATCGTCTTGGGCGTCGGCATGGCGGCGGTCAATGCCGCCAACAAATGCGCGGCAAGCGGCTGGTCGGTCGCCGTCATCGATGAGCTGCCCTATGGGGGCACTTGCGCATTGCGCGGCTGCGATCCGAAAAAGATGCTACGGCGCGGTGCCGAAATTATCGATGCGGCCCGCCTAATGAAGGGTAAGGGCATCGAGCCGAACGGTATCGCGATCAACTGGCCCGATCTGGTTGCCTTCACCAAGAGCTTCACCGGCAAAATGCCCGACAGGATAGAAAGTGGTCTGGAGAGCAAAGGCGTAACCACACTTCACGGGACCGCGTGCTTCGTCGATAGGGACACTATCGAGATCGAAGGGGAAGGACTGTTCAAGGCAAACCACTTTCTGATTGCGACGGGTGCGAAGCCCCGTCCGCTCGATGTCCCTGGCGCTGAATTTCTGATCGACAGCACACAGTTCATGCGATTGGAAGCGCTGCCCAAACGCATCCTCTTCATCGGCGGCGGTTTCATCTCGTTCGAGTTCGGCCATATTGCCTCACGGGCTGGCAGTGAGGTGTGCACCATAGATCGGGGCGATCGACCGCTTAAAGGGTTCGATGCCGGCCTCGTTGAAAAGCTCGTCGCGCGCGGCGAGGAAATCGGGATCGAACTGCGGCGGAACACCGCTCTCAAATCGATCAAAAAAGACGGCGCGGACTTTGTCGTCACGATAGAAGTGGACGGCAAAACGCAAGACTCGCGCGCCGATCTCGTTGTCCACGGAGCTGGCCGGGTTCCGGCGATCGATAATCTCGGTCTGGCCGTAGCTAATATCGAGACCGGGGACAATGGTATTGCGGTCAACGCCTATCTGCAAAGCGAGTCCAACCCCGCCATTTACGCTGCAGGTGATGCGGCAGATACAAGAGGTGCACCGCTAACGCCGGTCGCCGTATTCGAAGGGAAGGTTGCCGCATCCAACATGCTCAAAGGCAATCACACCAAACCCGATTACCGGGGTGTGCCAAGCGCGGTATTTACGATCCCCGAATTGACCCGCGTGGGAATGCTCGAAGAAGAAGCCAGGCAAACCGGTCACAATGTCCGTCTTGTCGAATACGACACAGGCAAATGGTATTCCAACCTTCGCGTTGGCGAGACCTATGCGGCAACCAAGATCATCATCGATGACGACAAGGACACGATCCTCGGCGCGCATCTGCTCGGCCCCGAATATGGCGAAATCATTAATTTCTTCGGCATGGCCATTCGGCTTGGTCTGACCACTAAAGATCTTAAGCAGATGGTCGCGGCCTATCCTTCTGTCGGCTCTGATCTTGGCTCGATGCTATGA
- a CDS encoding GDCCVxC domain-containing (seleno)protein, with translation MQLKSTLTCPHCGHCETEIMPTNSCWFFYDCNGCGEKLRPNQGDCCVFCSFGTIPCPPIQEARANATDAECCGTQ, from the coding sequence ATGCAGCTTAAATCGACGCTTACCTGCCCGCATTGCGGACACTGCGAAACCGAAATTATGCCGACAAATTCTTGCTGGTTTTTCTATGATTGCAATGGTTGTGGCGAGAAACTCCGCCCCAATCAGGGCGATTGCTGCGTCTTCTGTTCGTTCGGCACCATTCCCTGTCCGCCAATTCAGGAAGCGCGCGCCAATGCTACAGATGCGGAATGCTGCGGGACCCAATGA
- a CDS encoding mercuric transporter MerT family protein, protein MSEQTKAGREQFWATGGAFGALLASSCCLAPLMLVTLGISGAWIGNLTMLEPYKWVFIAIAVVFLGLGFRQVYFRSAEPCEDGIYCARPETSLIVKSALWLAAALIFGSATVDWWAPLFY, encoded by the coding sequence ATGAGCGAGCAAACCAAAGCAGGTAGGGAGCAATTTTGGGCGACCGGGGGCGCGTTTGGAGCCTTGCTAGCCTCCTCCTGCTGCCTCGCGCCCCTTATGCTCGTCACGCTCGGCATCAGCGGTGCATGGATCGGCAATCTGACCATGCTCGAACCATATAAATGGGTATTTATCGCCATCGCCGTCGTTTTTCTCGGGCTGGGTTTCCGGCAAGTCTATTTTCGCTCCGCAGAACCTTGCGAAGATGGAATATATTGCGCGCGGCCCGAAACCAGTTTGATCGTGAAGAGCGCCTTGTGGCTGGCGGCTGCTTTGATTTTCGGCTCTGCTACGGTCGATTGGTGGGCGCCGCTATTTTATTAG
- a CDS encoding heavy-metal-associated domain-containing protein, which translates to MKNTQIAAVVVLAIGGVGIGAAALMSDPIGERVAQSPATLQTASFSVENMTCATCPITVRRAMEGVAGVHDVTIDYETKTATANFDPARTTAGAIAAASTNAGYPAERNDELHL; encoded by the coding sequence ATGAAGAACACACAGATTGCCGCCGTTGTTGTGTTGGCCATCGGCGGAGTAGGCATCGGGGCAGCCGCGCTGATGTCGGATCCCATTGGTGAGAGGGTCGCACAGAGCCCGGCCACGCTGCAAACGGCAAGCTTCTCCGTGGAGAATATGACCTGTGCAACCTGCCCGATAACCGTGCGTCGCGCGATGGAAGGCGTTGCCGGTGTTCATGATGTGACAATTGATTACGAGACGAAAACGGCAACTGCGAACTTCGATCCTGCGCGAACGACGGCCGGTGCCATTGCCGCAGCCTCGACCAACGCCGGTTATCCGGCCGAGCGCAATGATGAGCTCCACCTGTGA
- a CDS encoding efflux RND transporter permease subunit, with translation MIARIIDASIANRLFVILAAIAITLAGMWAVRTTAVDALPDLSDVQVVVRSNFAGQAPQIVEDQVTYPLATTMLSVPGVQTVRGYSMFGDSFVYIIFEDGTDLYWARSRVLEYLSQVQDDLPDGVTPALGPDATGVGWIYEYALVDRTGGHDLAGLRSLQDWFLRYELKTIPGVAEVASVGGMVKQYQIVLDPYRMASFGVTHGEIVSAVQSANQETGGSVVEMAEAEYMVRASGYLGNLEDFRRIPLKTTSGGVPVTLADVAHIQLGPELRRGIAELNGEGEVAGGIIVLRQGADARTAIALVKDKLDELQASLPKGVEVVTTYDRSQLIDASVSNLTTKLIEEFIVVAIICALFLWHARSALVAIITLPLGVLAAFIIMRFQGVNANIMSLGGIAIAIGAMVDAAIVMIENAHKHLEHWTDENPDTELQSNERWRIVADASKEVGPALFFSLLIITLSFLPVFTLQAQEGRLFAPLAFTKTYAMAAAAILSVTLVPVLMGWLIRGKIPREDSNIINRSLTRAYRPGLDWVMRRPKATLVIAALVFLTAAIPFSRLGGEFLPPLDEGDLLYMPSALPGLSPGQASTLLQRTDRLIKSVPEVETVFGKAGRADTATDPAPLTMFETTIRFKSKDKWREGMTPDKLVEELDRVVQVPGLANVWVPPIRNRIDMLATGIKSPIGVKVSGENLAELEDVALHVEGVAKKIPGVSSALAERLTGGRYIDVDIDRMATARYGLNITDVQQIVSGAIGGANVARTVEGLARYPINVRYPREIRDSVSELRQLPLLTPMGQQITLGTVANIAVSDGPPMLKSEQGRPTSYVYVDVRGRDLASVVADIQQAVASEIDLPPGVSLSYAGQFQYLTRAYERLQIVVPATLAIIFLLLYVIFRRLDEALLIMGTLPFALTGGFWLLYLMGYNQSVATAVGFIALAGVSAEFGVVMMIYLKAALDRRQGEHTAEEVSAAIREGALLRVRPKAMTVAVILAGLFPILIGTGAGSEVMSRIAAPMIGGMITAPLLSMFVLPAAYLLLRRPRVTKPKPTEGEEKCVTQPG, from the coding sequence GTGATCGCAAGGATCATCGACGCATCGATTGCGAATCGGCTATTCGTGATACTGGCCGCTATCGCGATCACTTTGGCCGGCATGTGGGCAGTGCGCACCACGGCGGTCGATGCCTTGCCGGATTTGTCCGACGTGCAAGTTGTCGTCCGCTCGAACTTTGCTGGGCAGGCGCCGCAAATTGTAGAAGACCAGGTCACCTATCCGCTCGCGACCACCATGCTTTCGGTGCCCGGCGTGCAGACCGTTCGCGGCTATTCGATGTTCGGTGACAGTTTCGTCTATATCATCTTCGAGGATGGGACCGATCTCTACTGGGCGCGCTCGCGCGTGCTGGAATATCTCAGTCAGGTTCAGGACGATTTACCTGATGGCGTGACCCCGGCACTTGGCCCCGATGCGACCGGGGTAGGGTGGATTTACGAATATGCGCTGGTCGATCGCACCGGCGGCCATGATCTGGCGGGGCTTAGAAGCCTGCAGGACTGGTTCCTGCGCTATGAACTCAAGACCATTCCCGGCGTGGCCGAGGTCGCCAGTGTGGGCGGGATGGTGAAGCAATATCAGATCGTGCTCGATCCTTACCGCATGGCATCGTTCGGGGTGACGCATGGGGAAATTGTCAGCGCGGTCCAGTCGGCCAATCAGGAAACCGGCGGGTCAGTGGTGGAGATGGCGGAGGCCGAATATATGGTGCGCGCCTCCGGTTATCTCGGCAATCTCGAGGATTTTCGCAGGATCCCGCTCAAAACAACATCCGGCGGGGTGCCGGTCACCCTCGCTGACGTCGCGCATATCCAGCTCGGGCCGGAACTGAGGCGCGGGATCGCTGAACTGAACGGAGAGGGAGAAGTCGCAGGCGGCATCATTGTGTTACGTCAAGGGGCCGATGCGCGCACTGCCATCGCATTGGTGAAAGACAAGCTGGACGAATTACAAGCCAGCCTGCCCAAGGGTGTCGAGGTTGTGACAACTTACGACCGCTCGCAACTGATCGATGCATCGGTCAGCAACCTGACCACCAAGCTGATCGAGGAGTTTATCGTCGTCGCCATCATCTGCGCGTTGTTCCTGTGGCATGCGCGATCGGCATTGGTGGCGATCATCACGTTGCCACTCGGGGTGCTTGCTGCGTTTATCATCATGCGCTTTCAGGGGGTCAATGCGAATATTATGTCGCTGGGCGGAATTGCCATTGCCATTGGTGCCATGGTCGATGCCGCGATAGTCATGATCGAAAATGCCCACAAGCACCTCGAACATTGGACGGATGAAAACCCTGATACCGAACTCCAGAGCAACGAGCGTTGGCGGATAGTGGCGGATGCCTCGAAGGAAGTAGGCCCGGCGCTGTTCTTCAGCCTGCTGATCATCACCCTGTCCTTCCTGCCCGTGTTCACCCTGCAGGCGCAGGAAGGCAGGCTGTTCGCTCCGCTCGCTTTCACGAAGACCTATGCGATGGCGGCGGCCGCGATATTGTCGGTCACCCTCGTGCCCGTGCTGATGGGCTGGCTGATCCGCGGGAAGATCCCGCGCGAGGACAGTAATATCATCAACCGATCCCTGACCCGCGCCTATCGTCCGGGCCTGGACTGGGTGATGCGGCGTCCGAAGGCTACGCTGGTTATCGCAGCCCTTGTCTTTCTGACCGCCGCCATTCCCTTCTCGCGGCTGGGCGGAGAATTTCTGCCGCCGCTTGACGAGGGCGATCTGCTCTACATGCCGAGTGCCTTGCCTGGTCTTTCACCCGGTCAGGCGTCCACACTGCTTCAACGAACCGACCGGCTGATCAAGTCCGTGCCGGAGGTTGAAACCGTGTTCGGCAAGGCCGGCCGGGCGGACACCGCGACCGATCCGGCGCCGCTGACGATGTTCGAAACGACCATCCGGTTCAAGTCGAAGGACAAATGGCGCGAAGGCATGACTCCCGACAAGCTGGTCGAGGAGCTCGACCGTGTGGTGCAGGTGCCGGGCCTTGCAAATGTGTGGGTGCCGCCGATCCGCAACCGCATCGACATGCTCGCGACCGGGATCAAGAGCCCGATCGGGGTCAAGGTATCGGGCGAAAATTTGGCGGAACTGGAGGATGTTGCACTGCACGTAGAAGGTGTGGCCAAGAAAATACCCGGCGTCAGTTCGGCGCTGGCGGAACGGCTGACGGGTGGTCGCTACATCGACGTCGATATCGACCGGATGGCGACGGCGCGCTACGGACTCAACATCACCGATGTGCAACAGATTGTTTCTGGCGCAATCGGCGGGGCAAATGTCGCTCGCACCGTAGAAGGACTTGCCCGTTACCCGATCAATGTCCGTTATCCGCGCGAAATTCGCGACAGCGTCAGCGAATTGCGCCAACTGCCGCTGCTGACGCCGATGGGGCAGCAGATCACGCTCGGCACCGTCGCCAACATCGCTGTCAGTGATGGTCCGCCGATGCTAAAAAGCGAACAGGGTCGACCAACCAGCTACGTCTATGTCGACGTGCGCGGGCGCGACCTTGCCTCGGTGGTGGCGGATATCCAGCAGGCTGTTGCAAGCGAGATTGACCTGCCGCCCGGCGTCAGCCTCTCTTATGCCGGGCAATTCCAGTATCTCACCCGCGCCTATGAACGGCTGCAGATCGTGGTCCCGGCCACGCTGGCCATCATTTTTCTGCTGCTATACGTGATTTTCCGCCGTCTGGATGAAGCGCTGCTGATCATGGGGACACTGCCGTTTGCCCTGACCGGCGGGTTCTGGCTGCTTTATCTGATGGGCTACAACCAGTCGGTGGCGACGGCCGTCGGGTTCATTGCACTAGCCGGAGTGTCGGCCGAATTTGGCGTGGTGATGATGATCTATCTCAAGGCTGCGCTTGACCGGCGGCAGGGTGAACATACCGCCGAAGAGGTCAGCGCCGCGATCCGCGAAGGCGCGCTGCTCCGAGTGAGGCCAAAGGCAATGACCGTGGCCGTAATCCTCGCCGGCCTGTTTCCGATCCTGATCGGCACCGGTGCGGGCTCGGAAGTGATGAGCCGCATTGCCGCGCCGATGATCGGCGGTATGATCACCGCGCCTTTATTGTCGATGTTCGTATTACCCGCAGCCTATCTTTTGCTGCGACGTCCCCGGGTCACCAAGCCCAAACCAACCGAAGGAGAAGAAAAATGCGTAACCCAACCTGGCTAA
- a CDS encoding copper-binding protein, whose amino-acid sequence MRNPTWLILLALPLSLTACDNSENVEMPMESDDMPMAADGMPMATDEMPMNGDDMPMTGDVRTASGEGTVTAIDAAAGTITLDHGPVAAMGWPSMTMAFDIAPEVRDQIAIGDKVAFEFEASDAGNRITSVSKK is encoded by the coding sequence ATGCGTAACCCAACCTGGCTAATCCTACTGGCACTTCCGCTGTCGCTAACCGCTTGTGACAATAGCGAAAACGTCGAAATGCCGATGGAAAGTGACGACATGCCGATGGCTGCTGACGGCATGCCCATGGCCACTGACGAAATGCCCATGAACGGGGATGATATGCCGATGACCGGCGATGTGCGCACGGCAAGCGGCGAAGGCACGGTGACAGCCATTGATGCCGCGGCGGGCACGATCACGCTCGATCATGGACCGGTCGCGGCGATGGGCTGGCCTTCGATGACCATGGCCTTCGATATCGCCCCAGAGGTCCGCGATCAGATAGCCATTGGCGACAAAGTCGCGTTCGAGTTCGAGGCAAGCGATGCGGGCAACCGGATCACCTCGGTTAGCAAGAAATAG
- a CDS encoding MerR family transcriptional regulator, whose product MAKQFIKRGELAKITDRNIETIRYYEKIGLLLEPNRSAGGHRLYSRDDRARLGFILRGRDLGFSIEELKSLLSLVDSSDYSCGEVLELTRDHLASVRQKIVDLRKLERTLTDVSAQCEGGDVPDCPIIDALFGHEAGLFD is encoded by the coding sequence ATGGCAAAACAGTTCATTAAGCGCGGAGAGCTCGCCAAAATCACTGACCGCAACATCGAAACCATCCGATATTACGAAAAGATCGGCTTGCTGCTCGAGCCGAACAGGAGCGCGGGCGGCCATCGGCTCTATTCACGCGACGACCGCGCTCGGCTCGGCTTCATCCTGCGCGGCCGCGACCTCGGTTTTTCGATCGAGGAGCTGAAAAGCCTGCTGAGTCTTGTCGATTCTTCCGACTATAGCTGCGGCGAGGTTTTGGAACTCACACGCGATCATTTGGCAAGTGTCCGGCAGAAAATCGTTGATCTGAGAAAGCTTGAACGCACGCTCACTGATGTCTCGGCTCAGTGCGAAGGCGGCGATGTCCCCGATTGTCCAATCATTGATGCGCTATTCGGACATGAGGCCGGATTGTTCGACTAA
- a CDS encoding TolC family protein, with protein MDWKVFWVLAVTLVVVPAAQAQPIGYEEALRQARLEQPVLEARALQVEAQRQSVEAADELPDPVLRGGIVNMPVSGPAAFNLDRQLPSQIQVGVEQAIPNLAKRRARAGMAESDVRVSEARLGMASRDVVLAAGQAWISLSYAQQRQTVAKGALRDLRTLVPVARSAVAAGSARPAESLEIRRALLDIDDASTRIEADQTAAQARLARYVPGEDVIARGTAPSAEIDLERLRTNLARNPEIVVADAAEDRATAAIKLARADKRPDFGVSASFGRRNPDFGNAVSVMGSITLPLFTGRRQEPRIAAAEAQAMAAMAEREDALRAVTAEFEADLAMWRSAVRQWQRSREDLLPLARNRADLEMASFAAGRADLIDVISARTALALLELEILEREEAAVQAAAKLRLTYSEETP; from the coding sequence ATGGATTGGAAAGTTTTTTGGGTGCTGGCGGTTACGCTGGTCGTGGTCCCCGCCGCTCAGGCACAACCAATCGGCTATGAAGAAGCGTTGCGACAAGCGCGGCTGGAGCAACCCGTGCTTGAAGCGCGTGCGTTGCAGGTTGAAGCACAGCGCCAATCTGTCGAGGCCGCAGATGAATTGCCAGATCCGGTGTTGAGAGGGGGAATCGTCAACATGCCGGTCAGCGGCCCGGCTGCCTTCAATCTCGACCGCCAGCTGCCCAGCCAGATTCAGGTCGGAGTGGAACAGGCAATTCCCAATCTCGCCAAGCGGCGCGCGCGGGCAGGAATGGCTGAATCGGATGTCCGTGTATCGGAAGCACGACTAGGAATGGCCAGTCGCGATGTGGTCTTGGCGGCTGGCCAGGCCTGGATATCGCTGAGCTATGCACAGCAGCGGCAAACGGTCGCGAAAGGCGCGCTCCGGGATTTGCGCACGCTGGTGCCGGTGGCCCGCAGCGCGGTCGCGGCAGGATCGGCGCGCCCCGCCGAAAGTCTTGAAATCCGGCGGGCGCTGCTGGATATTGATGACGCCAGCACCCGGATCGAGGCCGATCAGACGGCCGCACAGGCCCGGCTCGCCCGCTATGTCCCCGGCGAAGACGTGATCGCGCGAGGGACGGCACCGTCGGCCGAGATTGATCTGGAGCGATTGCGCACCAATCTTGCGCGCAATCCGGAAATTGTCGTGGCGGATGCCGCTGAAGACAGGGCGACAGCCGCGATCAAACTTGCCCGGGCAGACAAGCGACCAGATTTTGGTGTCAGCGCGAGCTTTGGACGGCGCAATCCGGATTTCGGCAATGCCGTTTCGGTCATGGGTTCGATCACACTGCCCCTGTTTACCGGCCGCCGACAGGAACCTCGGATTGCTGCAGCTGAAGCACAGGCCATGGCCGCCATGGCGGAGCGAGAGGATGCATTACGCGCGGTCACTGCTGAATTTGAGGCTGATCTGGCCATGTGGAGAAGCGCGGTCCGCCAATGGCAGCGATCGCGCGAGGACTTGCTGCCGCTGGCGCGCAACCGTGCTGACCTCGAAATGGCCAGCTTTGCCGCCGGCCGCGCTGACCTGATCGACGTTATTTCTGCCAGAACCGCACTGGCATTGCTCGAGCTTGAAATTCTGGAACGGGAGGAGGCTGCCGTCCAGGCTGCCGCCAAGTTGCGCCTTACCTATTCGGAGGAAACGCCATGA